tagggcataaaacccaacactacctTCGGTTACTCCACAAATGAGCGGTATACAATTCTCCGCAACTCCAGGATACAATCAGAGCCAAGCCTTGGCTTCCGCATCTTCGCACTACGGGAACCCCTCGGGGATAACGGACAAGTCCCGTCTCACTCTGCTCCTGCTGCAAGCCTAATCGGACCTTCTCAAGGCTCCAGGAGCAAGAGGTCCTCGAAAGGCAGCAACCGGACGGAGGACAAGCACCAAAAAAGAGGGTATactccccaatacacccagtacacggagctgacAGACTCACAAGCAAGTGTGTATTTCGCCAcgaggcaaaatacacactaccagAGACTGCTCCCCCTGTACCGAGATAGTTCCCGAAGGGATCCcaacaaaagatgcgagtaccacaacgacattggacaTAGTACTAATGAGTGCAAAAACCTCATAGATGAGATCGAAAATTTGGTtcggttgggccacctctatgagtggatcaagaaccgGCTGCCTCATCTCAACCCAGTTCCGGTAGGGGGTCCTTTGCCCCAGGGGGCGCCACGGGGTGCGCCCGGAGCGCTGGCACCAGCTGCACCCTCAGGAGGGCCTCAACAGACCCTTGGCCTGCCACCAAGACCCAACGAAATAGTGGCTATGATATCTGGTGGGCCCCATATTTGAGGGACCACTCGAAAGAAATTAAAGCGCTATGTCAGGGCCGTTAAACACGATGAGGTGTGGGAAGTCACTCAGCTTTCGGCTCAAAGGCCCCGACTAATGGACCAGCCAATTACTTTCACAGAAGAAGACACGAAGATGTTGTGTTTTCCTCATCATGACCCCctggtcatagagactcccATCGCCAACATGATCGTGGCCAAAATACTgatcgacaatgggagttccgtgaatttATTGTTTAGAGAAGCCTTCACGGTGATAGGCCTAACGGACCAAGATCTGTCACCAAGCGGTTCCCAGCTCACAGGATTCAACGGAAccacacttatcccaatgggaaatgTGAGGTTGCCAGTCACCCTGTGTCCGGACACACCCAGAGTACTTTTAAGTACTGCACAttcatgtgttgggttttgtgccctaaataaaacccatttcaatataatcagatttacttattataaagattagaaataacattttatgttgcatggttcacatgatttatttcatgattatatatataatgtatgaattctatttaagtccagaacatatgaattttttaatgattatagtgttatcagcacagtgaaatataatcttaattatatgttcgaaagtttattccctgatttgtcagaacactggatttagactgacatggtataatcaacgataggtattcttacaccttggaaaagtgttatgtcctttccatgacattggcaaagtttaccagcatcggatgtatggagtatacatcggaagggaccgatattgaattttgattagatatattaaaatttaccgtaatatctattcaattcaatatcaccgttgatcctagatcaaatgatcttaatcctgatatgattaggttcgatctcaagagtactatacatgttctttgatttgttagttaagcctacttttgggtcagggtgatacgtacattttgggaacatgatagtataattgagtgggagtgctaacataaatatggagtcaataacttctataggaatttagaagtgaaacgatgatatccatcgagcttggctaaacagagataaatggtggagatctcatttcacttcgctgaaatatcatttatatggagctagtgttttaaggataaaatacattgaaggtgtaacggtaacttagtgcctattcaatgtagatcatctattagagggtcattgatcaaattaggattataacaatggataactaatgacgtatctatatcgtggaacatatagagcatctATATGACTgaaagtgcaattccaagttctaagtgtggattcaataaggaattaataagttagggaatttacttggtaaattcggttcgacttattggaagctcggaaatataggcccatggtccccatactagttgagaccatactgcttgtaagactcagttaattgattttaattaatcaattataattctaaagttagagtatgtctactttatgaattgtCACTaggcaagggcgaaattgtaaagaaaagagattctatgtttatttattaattaagagattttatatgtctaaattaataaatatattaaatgacaatattatttaataattatttttaagttattaaattattagaattgacatttaaatggttaaaattggaaaattggtatttttgagaaaatgggaatgaaaaataacaaaatgggaaagttgcaaagtgaggcccaatttccttatatggccgcccactatgcacaagcttttaccatttatttttccattattttaatgccagacaattctaacctaaacctagaaggcattctataaatagaaagtattggcttcaggaaactcatgactttgcacattgtttctttcagaaaacccatgcgccaccctctctctctgttcctctcttcaatttcgaaattccttgagtgatagagtagtgcccacacacatcaagtggtatctcaatcatagtgtgcaagactgtaggagaatccaaacaacaagaaggagaatcagcatcaaaggaaggagagaaagagatccagattcagaacttgataatgctctgctacagaaaggaatcaagggctagagatctgaatggaaggagtcaatatattccgctgcacccaatgtaaggttttcttaaactcttatgtgtttatttcattgttttagaattcatattagaatgttaatcaaacatacttggtagtaaatctagatcctggtaaaatatttccaacatcatTGTGGTAGACTGCCCAACTGCTTACAACGCAATCCTTGGCCGACAGGCCCTAGTAGATTTTGGCGCAGTTACGTCCATCCGGCAcctgtgcctaaaattccccaCTCAGGAGGCTGGAGTAGGGACCCTGAGGGGCAATCAAGgtgaggccaggcaatgttataaTGTTGCGGCCCACTTGCCAGTATTGATGGTCCGTGAAGGAATCGAGCCAGAATTGgcagaagaagatgagttggatcctcgtgtGGGATTCGAAAATATTGTGGAACCTATGAAGGACGTCGAGGAAGTGCCAGTATGCGACCTCGACCCAACCAAAATCCTTCGGCTGGGAAAGAGCCTAgaaccggaggaaaaagaaaaaata
This region of Cannabis sativa cultivar Pink pepper isolate KNU-18-1 chromosome 7, ASM2916894v1, whole genome shotgun sequence genomic DNA includes:
- the LOC115696667 gene encoding uncharacterized protein LOC115696667 produces the protein MAAYIEDLYTGDHLSRFNRVMTVMRVSNDAKCLCFPLTLSGSAEEWFKKLEPGSVDCWNKVQVSFRRQFVPARKINLEGIKPNTTFGYSTNERYTILRNSRIQSEPSLGFRIFALREPLGDNGQVPSHSAPAASLIGPSQGSRSKRSSKGSNRTEDKHQKRGYTPQYTQYTELTDSQASVYFATRQNTHYQRLLPLYRDSSRRDPNKRCEYHNDIGHSTNECKNLIDEIENLVRLGHLYEWIKNRLPHLNPVPVGGPLPQGAPRGAPGALAPAAPSGGPQQTLGLPPRPNEIVAMISGGPHI